A portion of the Motilibacter rhizosphaerae genome contains these proteins:
- the menE gene encoding o-succinylbenzoate--CoA ligase — MFVWHPETGLEALTTALAAALDGSGPAVLPLPSTTPAVLQAILDEVRPGEPLEHDDVAVVMTTSGSTGTPKGVLLTADNLRSSAVATAGHLGGEGSWLLALDPGHVAGLQVVVRSLLAATEPTAYRPADGFTSKGFCAAVAGMPSGWRCTSLVPTQLVRLLPDEEAVAALRTFDAVLLGGAATAPALLDAATAAGIRVTTTYGMSETSGGCVYDGTPLPGASFSLEDGRISLHGPMVAAGYRRRPELTAEHFAGGAYLTNDAGEVGPDGRLRVLGRIDDIVVSGGENVALPAVEAAALRSLKVLEAAAFGRPDEEWGTRVELAVVPRDPADPPDLAELRATVAAEAGRAAAPRRLHLLDRLPLLAAGKVDRIALRGLPER; from the coding sequence ATGTTCGTCTGGCACCCTGAGACCGGTCTCGAGGCCCTGACCACGGCCCTCGCCGCTGCGCTCGACGGCTCGGGCCCGGCTGTCCTCCCGCTGCCGAGCACGACTCCCGCGGTCCTGCAGGCGATCCTCGACGAGGTACGCCCCGGCGAGCCCCTCGAGCACGACGACGTCGCCGTGGTGATGACGACGAGCGGATCGACCGGGACGCCGAAGGGCGTGCTGCTGACGGCGGACAACCTCCGGTCCTCGGCGGTCGCCACCGCGGGGCACCTCGGCGGCGAGGGGAGCTGGCTGCTCGCGCTCGACCCGGGCCACGTCGCCGGGCTCCAGGTCGTCGTCCGTTCGCTGCTCGCCGCCACCGAGCCCACCGCCTACCGGCCCGCGGACGGCTTCACCAGCAAAGGGTTCTGCGCCGCGGTCGCCGGGATGCCCTCCGGCTGGCGCTGCACCTCGCTCGTGCCGACGCAGCTGGTCCGACTGCTGCCGGACGAGGAAGCCGTGGCAGCGCTCCGCACCTTCGACGCGGTGCTGCTCGGCGGCGCAGCGACCGCGCCGGCCCTGCTCGACGCCGCTACCGCCGCGGGCATCCGCGTCACCACGACGTACGGCATGTCGGAGACGAGCGGCGGCTGCGTCTACGACGGGACTCCCCTGCCCGGCGCCTCGTTCTCCTTGGAGGATGGGCGGATCTCCCTGCACGGGCCGATGGTGGCGGCGGGCTACCGGCGGCGCCCGGAACTCACGGCGGAGCACTTCGCGGGTGGCGCGTACCTCACGAACGACGCGGGTGAGGTCGGGCCGGACGGCCGCCTGCGGGTGCTCGGCCGCATCGACGACATCGTCGTGTCCGGTGGGGAGAACGTCGCGCTCCCGGCGGTGGAAGCCGCCGCGCTCCGGTCCCTGAAGGTCCTCGAGGCCGCGGCGTTCGGCCGCCCCGACGAGGAGTGGGGCACCCGCGTCGAGCTCGCCGTGGTGCCGCGGGACCCGGCGGACCCACCGGACCTCGCCGAGCTCCGCGCGACCGTGGCCGCCGAGGCCGGTCGGGCGGCCGCGCCGCGCCGGCTGCACCTGCTCGACCGGCTCCCGCTGCTCGCCGCGGGCAAGGTCGACCGCATCGCGCTGCGCGGCCTGCCGGAGCGCTAG
- a CDS encoding o-succinylbenzoate synthase: MTDVPPERLEFTRPFSLPLRRRFRGVTSREGWLLEGPAGWGEFSPFWDYDTYRCLPWLRAAYEAAFVGWPSPVRTLVPVNAIVPAVGPEDAAELVRQSGCSTAKVKVGEAGQSLADDVARVAAVRDALGREGRVRIDVNGGWEVDDAVRRIKALDIAARGLEYVEQPCASVEELALLRRKIDVPVAADESVRITDDPLRVVRAEAADIVVLKVAPLGGVSSCLLLAEQLGLPVVVSSALESSVGLAAGVALAAALPELPYACGLATGRLLAADVVSSTLVPVDGMLDLRPVVPDADALAAVVPSDELQRRMADRLGDALGAA; encoded by the coding sequence GTGACCGACGTCCCGCCCGAGCGCCTGGAGTTCACCCGGCCGTTCTCGCTGCCGCTGCGCCGGCGCTTCCGCGGCGTGACGTCGCGCGAGGGCTGGCTGCTGGAGGGTCCGGCCGGGTGGGGGGAGTTCTCGCCGTTCTGGGACTACGACACCTACCGCTGCCTGCCGTGGCTGCGCGCGGCGTACGAGGCGGCCTTCGTGGGGTGGCCGTCGCCGGTGCGCACGCTCGTCCCGGTCAACGCGATCGTGCCGGCGGTCGGCCCCGAGGACGCCGCCGAGCTCGTGCGCCAGTCCGGCTGCTCGACGGCGAAGGTCAAGGTCGGTGAGGCGGGGCAGTCGCTCGCCGACGACGTCGCCCGAGTCGCCGCCGTGCGCGACGCGCTGGGCCGCGAGGGCAGGGTGCGCATCGACGTCAACGGCGGGTGGGAGGTCGACGACGCGGTCCGCCGCATCAAGGCCCTCGACATCGCGGCCCGCGGGCTCGAGTACGTCGAGCAGCCCTGCGCTTCTGTGGAGGAGCTCGCCCTGCTGCGCCGCAAGATCGACGTGCCGGTAGCGGCGGACGAGAGCGTCCGCATCACCGACGACCCGCTGCGCGTCGTCCGCGCCGAGGCCGCCGACATCGTCGTGCTCAAGGTCGCACCGCTGGGCGGCGTCTCGTCCTGCCTGCTGCTCGCCGAGCAGCTCGGGCTGCCGGTGGTCGTCTCGTCCGCGCTGGAGAGCTCGGTGGGGCTCGCGGCCGGGGTCGCGCTCGCGGCCGCGCTGCCGGAGCTGCCCTACGCGTGCGGGCTCGCTACGGGCCGGCTGCTCGCCGCCGACGTGGTGAGCAGCACGCTCGTCCCGGTGGACGGGATGCTCGACCTCCGGCCGGTGGTGCCGGACGCGGACGCGCTGGCGGCGGTCGTGCCCTCGGACGAGCTGCAGCGGCGGATGGCCGACCGGCTCGGCGACGCGCTGGGGGCGGCGTGA
- the menD gene encoding 2-succinyl-5-enolpyruvyl-6-hydroxy-3-cyclohexene-1-carboxylic-acid synthase — protein sequence MTPATALAEVVVDELVRGGVQEAVLSPGSRSAPLAYALHRADAERRLRLHVRIDERSAGFLALGLARASGMPVPVVTTSGTAVANLHPAVVEASYAGVPLLALTADRPAELVGVGANQTIDQVGLFGSAVRGSFAVPAPDLAEPYAAWWRAVVCRALGAASGALSRDPGPVQLDLAFREPLVPSAGVLEGALAGRADGGPWTVPAGGPDPDPEMYVGAPRTLVLVGACSPTAAACAERLAADTGWPLVAEVASGVRGLPAGLLGSAALLEAAAPERVLVVGRPTLSRSVGALLRRPGVVVDVLSSRPVWPDPSSVAGSVHVGWLDAVGSADEEFAAAWASAAATHRDAVEGLLSWPSGEAVAAAVASAVPRGGLLVVGASNPVRDLDAVSWRLTPGAAVVANRGAAGIDGTVSTAVGAALAHQADGGGAAYALLGDLTFLHDANGLVLGPEEPRPDLCLVVLNDDGGGIFSLLEQGSAELAGPFERVFGTPHGVDLGGLCAAKGVPHALASSASELEAALAPAPGVRVVEVRVPRAERRARTASLRAGVEDALQARLS from the coding sequence GTGACCCCCGCGACCGCGCTCGCGGAGGTCGTCGTCGACGAGCTGGTGCGGGGCGGCGTGCAGGAGGCCGTCCTCAGCCCCGGCTCGCGCTCCGCGCCGCTCGCGTACGCGCTGCACCGGGCCGACGCGGAGCGGCGGCTGCGGCTGCACGTGCGCATCGACGAGCGCTCCGCGGGCTTCCTCGCGCTGGGGCTGGCGCGCGCGTCGGGGATGCCGGTGCCGGTGGTGACGACCTCGGGGACCGCGGTGGCGAACCTCCACCCCGCGGTCGTCGAGGCGTCGTACGCCGGGGTGCCGCTGCTCGCGCTCACGGCCGACCGGCCCGCGGAGCTCGTCGGGGTCGGGGCGAACCAGACGATCGACCAGGTCGGGCTCTTCGGCTCCGCCGTGCGCGGGTCGTTCGCGGTGCCGGCGCCCGACCTCGCCGAGCCGTACGCCGCCTGGTGGCGGGCCGTCGTGTGCCGGGCGCTGGGCGCGGCGTCGGGGGCGCTGTCGCGCGACCCGGGCCCGGTGCAGCTGGACCTGGCGTTCCGCGAGCCGCTCGTGCCGTCGGCGGGCGTGCTCGAGGGCGCGCTGGCCGGGCGCGCCGACGGCGGCCCGTGGACGGTCCCCGCCGGCGGCCCGGACCCCGACCCCGAGATGTACGTCGGTGCCCCCCGCACCCTCGTCCTCGTCGGCGCCTGCTCGCCGACGGCAGCGGCCTGCGCCGAGCGGCTGGCCGCGGACACCGGGTGGCCGCTCGTCGCTGAGGTGGCCTCCGGGGTGCGCGGCCTGCCCGCCGGGCTGCTCGGGTCCGCCGCGCTGCTCGAGGCTGCGGCACCCGAGCGCGTGCTGGTGGTCGGGCGGCCGACCCTGTCGCGGTCGGTGGGAGCGCTGCTGCGCCGGCCCGGGGTCGTCGTCGACGTCCTGTCCTCACGACCGGTGTGGCCGGACCCGTCATCGGTCGCGGGCTCCGTGCACGTCGGCTGGCTCGACGCGGTCGGGTCCGCCGACGAGGAGTTCGCCGCCGCCTGGGCGTCCGCTGCCGCGACGCACCGGGACGCGGTCGAGGGCCTGCTGTCGTGGCCCTCCGGAGAGGCGGTGGCGGCCGCCGTCGCGTCGGCGGTCCCGCGCGGCGGCCTGCTCGTCGTGGGGGCGAGCAACCCCGTACGCGACCTGGACGCGGTCTCGTGGCGGCTGACCCCCGGCGCGGCCGTGGTGGCCAACCGCGGCGCCGCCGGCATCGACGGGACCGTGTCGACCGCCGTTGGTGCGGCGCTCGCGCACCAGGCGGACGGCGGGGGAGCGGCGTACGCGCTGCTGGGGGACCTGACGTTCCTCCATGACGCCAACGGCCTCGTGCTCGGGCCCGAGGAGCCGCGACCGGACCTCTGCCTGGTCGTGCTCAACGACGACGGGGGCGGCATCTTCTCCCTGCTGGAGCAGGGTTCCGCCGAGCTGGCCGGACCCTTCGAGCGCGTCTTCGGCACGCCGCACGGCGTGGACCTCGGGGGCCTCTGCGCGGCGAAGGGCGTGCCGCACGCGCTGGCGTCGAGCGCGTCCGAGCTGGAGGCGGCCCTGGCTCCGGCTCCGGGTGTGCGGGTCGTGGAGGTGCGGGTGCCGCGCGCGGAGCGGCGGGCGCGTACGGCGTCGCTGCGGGCGGGCGTCGAGGACGCGCTGCAGGCGCGCCTCTCCTGA
- a CDS encoding CsbD family protein has translation MGLDDKLSNAADKLGGQAKEAAGKASGDQDLQAEGQADQGVADLKQAGEKVKDAFKG, from the coding sequence ATGGGACTCGACGACAAGCTCAGCAACGCAGCGGACAAGCTCGGCGGCCAGGCCAAGGAAGCCGCGGGCAAGGCGTCCGGAGACCAGGACCTCCAGGCGGAGGGCCAGGCCGACCAGGGCGTCGCCGACCTCAAGCAGGCCGGCGAGAAGGTCAAGGACGCGTTCAAGGGCTGA
- a CDS encoding demethylmenaquinone methyltransferase yields MSRANLDKDPHAVAAMFDEVAPRYDLANDVLSLGQARVWRGAVRRAVDARKGQRVLDLAAGTGTSSLPFAEAGAEVVAGDFSLGMLQVGARRLGGRLSFVAADALHLPFADASFDAVTISFGLRNVMDTGAALGELLRVTRPGGRLVVCEFSAPTWKPFRTVYSGYLMRALPRVARRVGSNGPAYAYLAESIAAWPAQAELARTIAASGWTDVEWRDLTGGIVALHRARRPE; encoded by the coding sequence ATGAGCCGCGCGAACCTCGACAAGGACCCGCACGCCGTCGCGGCGATGTTCGACGAGGTGGCCCCGCGCTACGACCTGGCCAACGACGTGCTCTCCCTCGGCCAGGCCCGCGTCTGGCGCGGGGCGGTGCGCCGGGCGGTCGACGCGCGCAAGGGCCAGCGGGTCCTCGACCTCGCCGCCGGGACCGGCACGTCGTCCCTGCCCTTCGCCGAGGCGGGCGCCGAGGTCGTCGCGGGCGACTTCTCGCTGGGGATGCTGCAGGTCGGGGCCCGTCGGCTGGGCGGCAGGCTCTCGTTCGTCGCGGCGGACGCGCTGCACCTGCCCTTCGCGGACGCGTCGTTCGACGCCGTCACCATCAGCTTCGGGCTGCGCAACGTCATGGACACCGGTGCCGCGCTCGGCGAGCTGCTCCGCGTGACGCGCCCGGGCGGTCGCCTCGTCGTGTGCGAGTTCAGCGCGCCGACCTGGAAGCCGTTCCGGACGGTGTACTCCGGCTACCTCATGCGCGCGCTCCCGCGGGTGGCCCGGCGGGTCGGCAGCAACGGCCCCGCCTACGCGTACCTCGCTGAGTCGATCGCCGCCTGGCCCGCGCAGGCGGAGCTCGCCCGCACGATCGCCGCGAGCGGCTGGACCGACGTCGAGTGGCGCGACCTCACCGGCGGGATCGTCGCCCTGCACCGGGCCCGCCGCCCGGAGTGA
- a CDS encoding 1,4-dihydroxy-2-naphthoyl-CoA synthase produces the protein MSSALLDPARWAPVPGFEDLTDVTYHRGTGADSATVRVAFDRPEVRNAFRPRTVDELLATLDHARTTADVGCVLLTGNGPSPRDGGWAFSSGGDQRIRGRSGYVESDGEERLDPVSRARTGRLHILEVQRLIRFMPKVVIAVVPGWAAGGGHSLHVVCDLTLASAEHARFKQTDADVASFDGGYGSAYLARMVGQKRAREIFFLGRAYSAQEAYEMGMVNAVVPHAELESTALEWAREVNAKSPTAQRMLKYAFNLADDGMVGQQLFAGEATRLAYMTDEAAEGRDAFLEKRAPDWAQFPWYY, from the coding sequence GTGAGCAGCGCACTCCTCGACCCCGCCCGTTGGGCTCCCGTGCCGGGCTTCGAGGACCTGACCGACGTGACCTACCACCGCGGGACGGGCGCGGACTCCGCGACCGTGCGCGTCGCCTTCGACCGCCCCGAGGTGCGCAACGCGTTCCGGCCACGCACGGTCGACGAGCTGCTCGCCACGCTCGACCACGCGCGGACGACCGCGGACGTCGGGTGCGTGCTGCTGACCGGCAACGGGCCCTCCCCGCGCGACGGCGGCTGGGCGTTCTCCTCCGGCGGGGACCAGCGCATCCGCGGCCGCTCCGGCTACGTCGAGAGCGACGGCGAGGAGCGCCTCGACCCCGTCTCCCGGGCGCGTACGGGCCGCCTCCACATCCTCGAGGTGCAGCGGCTCATCCGCTTCATGCCCAAGGTCGTCATCGCCGTCGTCCCGGGCTGGGCCGCGGGCGGCGGCCACAGCCTCCACGTCGTCTGCGACCTGACCCTGGCCTCGGCGGAGCACGCGCGGTTCAAGCAGACCGACGCGGACGTCGCGAGCTTCGACGGCGGCTACGGCTCGGCCTACCTCGCCCGCATGGTCGGCCAGAAGCGGGCTCGCGAGATCTTCTTCCTGGGCAGGGCGTACTCCGCGCAGGAGGCGTACGAGATGGGGATGGTCAACGCCGTCGTGCCGCACGCGGAGCTCGAGAGCACGGCGCTCGAGTGGGCGCGGGAGGTCAACGCCAAGTCCCCGACCGCGCAGCGGATGCTGAAGTACGCGTTCAACCTCGCGGACGACGGCATGGTGGGCCAGCAGCTCTTCGCCGGCGAGGCCACGCGGCTGGCGTACATGACCGACGAGGCGGCTGAGGGGCGCGACGCGTTCCTCGAGAAGCGTGCCCCTGACTGGGCGCAGTTCCCCTGGTACTACTGA
- a CDS encoding GlxA family transcriptional regulator, with the protein MATIAVLVLTGSPLFHLSIPGEVFGPRSHAPDLPSHRVVLATPEPGPVRTREGLLLDVPRGLGALRQADIVIVPYASSDPGPTPPHVLTALRRAHARGARIAGLCRGTFVLAEAGLLDGRRATSHWSSTSRLADAYPSVQVDPDVLYVDEGDVLTAAGTAAGIDLCLHLRRQLDGAEVANAVARGMVVPPHRAGGQAQFIEVPVAEDTEDDLISVAMQWALEHLDEPLGVDDLAARAYMSRRTFTRRFRASVGCSTVQWLLQQRTLLAQRLLETTELPVEVVASRSGFGSAVALRTQFSRALGLSPREYRATFTRRTAGVA; encoded by the coding sequence GTGGCCACCATCGCCGTGCTCGTCCTGACGGGAAGCCCGCTGTTCCACCTCTCGATCCCCGGGGAGGTGTTCGGCCCGCGCTCGCACGCGCCCGACCTGCCCAGCCACCGCGTCGTGCTGGCGACCCCGGAGCCCGGGCCGGTGCGGACGCGAGAGGGCCTCCTGCTCGACGTGCCACGCGGGCTCGGCGCGCTGCGCCAGGCGGACATCGTCATCGTGCCGTACGCCAGCTCCGACCCCGGCCCCACGCCGCCGCACGTCCTCACCGCCCTCCGCCGCGCCCACGCCCGCGGCGCGCGCATCGCCGGCCTCTGCCGCGGCACCTTCGTCCTCGCCGAGGCCGGGCTCCTCGACGGGCGCCGGGCGACCTCCCACTGGAGCAGCACGTCGCGGCTCGCCGACGCGTACCCGAGCGTGCAGGTGGACCCCGACGTGCTCTACGTCGACGAGGGCGACGTGCTCACCGCCGCCGGCACGGCCGCGGGCATCGACCTCTGCCTGCACCTGCGCCGGCAGCTCGACGGCGCGGAGGTGGCGAACGCCGTGGCCCGCGGCATGGTCGTGCCGCCGCACCGCGCCGGCGGGCAGGCGCAGTTCATCGAGGTGCCCGTCGCCGAGGACACCGAGGACGACCTCATCAGCGTCGCGATGCAGTGGGCGCTCGAGCACCTCGACGAGCCGCTCGGCGTCGACGACCTCGCCGCGCGGGCGTACATGAGCCGCAGGACGTTCACCCGCCGCTTCCGCGCCTCCGTCGGGTGCAGCACCGTCCAGTGGCTGCTGCAGCAGCGGACCCTGCTCGCGCAGCGGCTGCTCGAGACGACCGAGCTACCGGTCGAGGTCGTGGCGAGCCGCAGCGGGTTCGGCTCGGCCGTCGCGCTGCGCACGCAGTTCTCCCGCGCCCTGGGCCTCTCGCCGCGGGAGTACCGCGCGACCTTCACCCGCCGCACGGCGGGCGTGGCCTGA
- a CDS encoding FAD-binding and (Fe-S)-binding domain-containing protein: MTALEEDLRRSVRGEVDFSPSVRAVYATDSSNYRQVPLGVVLPLDEDDVVAALRVCARHDAPVVARGAGTSLAGQAVNVAVVLDTSRHMTRILEVDPVAATARVQPGVVLDDLRRAAEVHGLTFGPDPATHAWCTLGGMIGNGSCGTHALFAGKTVDNVDRLRVATYAGDVLDVGSYTDEEYAAAAAAGGPLAPVLGGLREIARRYEPLVRQRFPDIPRRVSGFNLDELLPDKGFSVARALVGTESTCVVVTEATVRLSHSPAHRRLVVLGYPDIFAAADAVPALLEHPLLGLEGFDDTLVRQMRENDVNVAHLPLLPPGRGWLLAELGGDSADEADAASEAFVAALPADLERRCYADSMDQRRVWLIRESGLGATAIRPDGTHNAEGWEDAAVAPERLGAYLRGVSALWRDFGYSGAWYGHFGQGCVHTRNDFDLHTVEGLRRYRAYVERAADLVVSLGGSLSGEHGDGQARGELLERMYGPELVDAFRQFKAVFDPRGRMNPGKVVDAYPLDTNLRFGPGYEKRPAGKQFFSIGSTLQEAAERCVGVGRCRRDDTGTMCPSFRATRDERHSTRGRAKLLVEMFQGEVTPQTWRNEDVREALDLCLSCKGCVSDCPTHVDMATYKAEFLAHYYEKRLRPRQMYALGLFPWAARLGSRMPRLANAVLATRLARRAAGVTIARPAPQFSQRSWRSSLPAVWRDPTVVVWPDTFTDAFAPETGRDLVAVLEALGERVAVPTQWACCARPLYDTGMLDLARRSLRGLLDVLEPWTSRGIPVVVPEPSCLSSFRDELPKLLPDDPRAARLADLARSPAEHLLTLEGLPTLSSAAVVHPHCHASAGGWSGADRELLQRMGATAEVLDAGCCGLAGSFGFSADHEPVSRQIGEEHWLPRVRAALGDDDVLVADGFSCRTQLDHLAGPPAVTLPTLVRRALGG; the protein is encoded by the coding sequence GTGACCGCGCTCGAGGAGGACCTCCGCCGGTCCGTGCGCGGCGAGGTGGACTTCTCCCCCTCGGTCCGTGCGGTCTACGCCACCGACTCGTCCAACTACCGCCAGGTGCCGCTCGGCGTCGTCCTCCCGCTCGACGAGGACGACGTCGTGGCGGCCCTCCGTGTCTGTGCCCGGCACGATGCGCCCGTCGTGGCTCGCGGCGCCGGGACGAGCCTCGCGGGGCAGGCCGTCAACGTCGCGGTGGTGCTCGACACCTCCCGGCACATGACGCGGATCCTCGAGGTCGACCCCGTCGCAGCGACGGCTCGGGTGCAGCCGGGCGTCGTCCTCGACGACCTGCGGCGGGCGGCCGAGGTGCACGGCCTGACCTTCGGCCCAGACCCCGCGACGCACGCCTGGTGCACGCTCGGCGGGATGATCGGCAACGGCTCCTGCGGCACGCACGCGCTGTTCGCCGGCAAGACCGTCGACAACGTCGACCGGCTGCGCGTGGCGACGTACGCCGGCGACGTCCTCGACGTGGGCAGCTACACCGACGAGGAGTACGCCGCGGCCGCCGCCGCCGGTGGGCCCCTCGCACCGGTGCTCGGCGGGCTGCGCGAGATCGCCCGACGCTACGAACCCCTCGTGCGCCAGCGCTTCCCTGACATCCCGCGCCGGGTCAGCGGCTTCAACCTGGACGAGCTGCTGCCGGACAAGGGGTTCTCCGTTGCGCGTGCGCTCGTCGGCACGGAGTCCACCTGCGTCGTGGTGACCGAGGCGACCGTGCGGCTCTCACACAGCCCGGCGCACCGCCGCCTGGTCGTGCTCGGCTACCCCGACATCTTCGCCGCGGCAGACGCCGTCCCTGCCCTGCTGGAGCACCCGCTGCTCGGCCTCGAGGGGTTCGACGACACGCTCGTGCGGCAGATGCGCGAGAACGACGTCAACGTCGCGCACCTCCCGCTGCTGCCGCCCGGTCGCGGATGGCTGCTGGCGGAGCTGGGTGGGGACTCTGCCGACGAGGCGGACGCAGCCTCGGAGGCGTTCGTCGCTGCACTGCCGGCGGACCTCGAGCGCCGCTGCTACGCGGACTCGATGGACCAGCGGCGGGTGTGGCTCATCCGCGAGTCCGGGCTCGGGGCGACCGCCATCCGCCCGGACGGGACGCACAACGCCGAGGGGTGGGAGGACGCCGCCGTCGCGCCGGAGCGGCTGGGCGCGTACCTCCGGGGGGTGTCGGCGCTGTGGCGGGACTTCGGCTACTCCGGCGCGTGGTACGGCCACTTCGGCCAGGGGTGCGTGCACACGCGCAACGACTTCGACCTGCACACCGTGGAGGGCCTGCGCCGCTACCGGGCGTACGTCGAGCGGGCCGCGGACCTCGTCGTGTCGCTCGGTGGCTCGCTCTCCGGTGAGCACGGCGACGGGCAGGCGCGGGGCGAGCTGCTCGAGCGGATGTACGGCCCGGAGCTCGTCGACGCCTTCCGCCAGTTCAAGGCGGTCTTCGACCCGCGGGGGCGGATGAACCCCGGCAAGGTGGTCGACGCGTACCCGCTGGACACGAACCTGCGCTTCGGTCCGGGCTACGAGAAGCGCCCTGCCGGCAAGCAGTTCTTCAGCATCGGGTCGACGCTGCAGGAGGCGGCCGAACGCTGCGTCGGCGTCGGTCGCTGCCGCCGCGACGACACCGGCACCATGTGCCCGTCCTTCCGGGCGACCCGCGACGAGCGGCACAGCACCCGCGGCCGCGCGAAGCTCCTCGTCGAGATGTTCCAGGGCGAGGTCACCCCGCAGACCTGGCGCAACGAGGACGTGCGCGAGGCGCTCGACCTCTGCCTGTCCTGCAAGGGATGCGTCTCGGACTGCCCGACTCATGTCGACATGGCGACATACAAGGCGGAGTTCCTGGCGCACTACTACGAGAAGCGCCTGCGGCCGCGCCAGATGTACGCGCTGGGTTTGTTCCCGTGGGCGGCACGGCTCGGCTCGCGTATGCCGCGGCTCGCCAACGCCGTCTTGGCCACGCGACTCGCCAGGCGTGCCGCCGGTGTCACGATCGCCCGGCCTGCGCCGCAGTTCTCCCAGCGCTCATGGCGCTCCTCGCTGCCTGCCGTATGGAGGGATCCCACCGTCGTCGTGTGGCCGGACACGTTCACCGACGCCTTCGCGCCCGAGACGGGTCGCGACCTCGTCGCGGTCCTGGAGGCGCTCGGCGAGCGCGTGGCCGTACCCACGCAGTGGGCGTGCTGCGCGCGCCCGCTCTACGACACCGGCATGCTCGACCTCGCCCGGCGCTCCCTCCGCGGGCTGCTCGACGTGCTGGAGCCGTGGACCAGCCGCGGCATCCCCGTCGTCGTGCCCGAGCCCAGCTGCCTGTCGAGCTTCCGCGACGAGCTGCCCAAGCTCCTCCCCGACGACCCGCGGGCGGCGCGACTCGCGGACCTCGCCCGGAGCCCCGCGGAGCACCTGCTGACGCTGGAGGGCCTGCCGACGCTGAGCTCGGCGGCGGTCGTGCACCCGCACTGCCACGCGAGCGCCGGCGGCTGGAGCGGCGCCGACCGCGAGCTGCTGCAGCGCATGGGTGCCACCGCCGAGGTGCTCGACGCGGGCTGCTGCGGGCTCGCCGGGTCCTTCGGCTTCTCCGCCGACCACGAGCCGGTCTCCCGGCAGATCGGGGAGGAGCACTGGCTCCCGCGCGTGCGTGCCGCCCTCGGTGACGATGACGTCCTCGTCGCCGACGGCTTCAGCTGCCGTACGCAGCTCGACCACCTCGCCGGTCCTCCCGCCGTGACGCTGCCCACGCTGGTGCGCCGCGCGCTCGGCGGCTGA
- a CDS encoding isochorismate synthase — protein sequence MTTAPLPEPLVARTEAVADPGALLATLPEHGPLAWVREEDGLVGWGEAARLVVRGAGRFLEAEQWWQGVTADAVVDDAVGLPGTGLVAFASLAFSDEGDSVLVVPEVVLGRRGGRAWVTRVGAPGPSVRTPVREPVGVRWPDEDPLGRWRGAVQWATNAISRGELDKVVLAVEVLATAAEDLDPRWLLQRLAADYPSTWTYAVEGLVGATPELLVRRLGEEVESRVLAGTARRGGADLLRSEKDRAEHAYAVDSLVAGFSAHCKEISTSEPFVLELPNVVHLATDVRARVADGASLLSLAGALHPTAAVGGTPTRTALRAIRRLEPHDRGRYAGPVGWVDAAGNGELGLALRCAQLDGPTARLWAGCGIVVDSDPEAEVAEAQAKLEPVRRALGS from the coding sequence GTGACCACCGCCCCCCTGCCGGAGCCGCTCGTGGCCCGCACGGAGGCCGTCGCCGACCCGGGCGCGCTGCTCGCGACGCTCCCCGAGCACGGCCCGCTCGCCTGGGTGCGCGAGGAGGACGGCCTGGTCGGCTGGGGCGAGGCGGCACGGCTGGTCGTGCGCGGCGCGGGTCGCTTCCTCGAGGCCGAGCAGTGGTGGCAGGGGGTCACGGCCGACGCCGTCGTCGACGACGCCGTGGGACTGCCCGGCACCGGTCTCGTCGCCTTCGCCAGCCTCGCGTTCAGCGACGAGGGCGACTCCGTCCTCGTCGTGCCGGAGGTCGTCCTCGGCCGGCGCGGCGGCAGGGCGTGGGTGACGCGGGTGGGGGCGCCGGGCCCGTCGGTGCGCACCCCCGTCCGGGAGCCGGTCGGCGTGCGCTGGCCCGACGAGGACCCGCTCGGCCGGTGGCGCGGCGCCGTCCAGTGGGCGACCAACGCCATCAGCCGCGGCGAGCTCGACAAGGTCGTGCTCGCCGTCGAGGTGCTGGCGACCGCGGCCGAGGACCTCGACCCGCGCTGGCTGCTGCAGCGGCTCGCCGCGGACTACCCGTCGACCTGGACCTACGCGGTCGAGGGCCTCGTCGGCGCGACCCCCGAGCTGCTCGTGCGCCGGCTCGGCGAGGAGGTCGAGTCGCGCGTGCTCGCCGGCACCGCCCGCCGGGGCGGCGCGGACCTGCTCCGTTCGGAGAAGGACCGCGCCGAGCACGCCTACGCCGTCGATTCCCTGGTCGCCGGGTTCTCCGCGCACTGCAAGGAGATCTCGACGTCCGAGCCGTTCGTGCTAGAGCTCCCCAACGTCGTCCACCTCGCCACCGACGTCCGCGCCCGCGTCGCGGACGGCGCTTCGCTGCTCTCCCTGGCCGGCGCGCTGCACCCCACGGCGGCGGTGGGCGGGACACCGACGCGTACGGCGCTGCGGGCGATCCGCCGGCTCGAGCCGCACGACCGCGGCCGCTACGCCGGACCGGTCGGCTGGGTCGACGCCGCCGGCAACGGCGAGCTCGGCCTGGCACTGCGCTGCGCGCAGCTCGACGGGCCGACCGCACGCCTGTGGGCCGGCTGCGGGATCGTCGTCGACAGCGACCCCGAGGCCGAAGTCGCTGAGGCGCAGGCGAAGCTCGAGCCCGTACGCCGCGCGCTCGGCTCGTGA